One window from the genome of Candidatus Thermoplasmatota archaeon encodes:
- a CDS encoding carbon-nitrogen hydrolase, whose translation MSPTVRVALLQTHASADPEDNLRRTLALAREAAARGAKIVCLQELYRTEYFPREESQANFRLAETIPGPSTEAFSALARETGVVLVVPIFEKRAAGLYHNSLAVIDADGRLVGVYRKMHIPDDPCFFEKFYFAPGDTGFCAFDTRYGRVAALICWDQWYPEGARLAALAGAQFLFYPTAIGYHPNDAGVAHVQRDAWETIQRSHAIANGVFVGAANRVGREDEVVFWGASFVAGPFGEVLARASQDKEEILLADCDLSQIESARHGWPFLRDRRIDAYDGLTKRFLDAA comes from the coding sequence ATGAGCCCGACCGTGCGCGTGGCCCTGCTCCAGACGCACGCAAGCGCGGACCCCGAGGACAACCTTCGCCGCACGCTTGCGCTTGCGCGCGAGGCGGCCGCCCGCGGCGCGAAGATCGTCTGTCTGCAGGAGCTGTACCGGACGGAGTACTTCCCGCGCGAGGAGAGCCAGGCGAACTTCCGACTCGCCGAGACGATCCCGGGGCCCAGCACGGAGGCTTTCTCCGCCCTGGCGCGCGAGACGGGCGTCGTGCTCGTCGTCCCGATCTTCGAGAAGCGCGCGGCCGGGCTTTACCACAACAGCCTCGCCGTGATCGACGCCGACGGGCGCCTCGTTGGCGTCTACCGCAAGATGCACATCCCCGACGACCCGTGCTTCTTCGAGAAGTTCTACTTCGCGCCCGGCGACACGGGCTTTTGCGCCTTCGACACGCGGTACGGCCGCGTGGCGGCGCTCATCTGCTGGGATCAGTGGTACCCCGAGGGCGCGCGGCTGGCGGCGCTTGCGGGCGCGCAGTTCCTCTTCTATCCGACCGCGATCGGTTACCACCCCAACGACGCGGGCGTGGCGCACGTGCAGCGCGACGCGTGGGAGACGATCCAGCGCTCGCACGCGATCGCAAACGGCGTCTTCGTGGGCGCGGCCAACCGCGTGGGGCGCGAGGACGAGGTCGTCTTCTGGGGCGCCTCCTTCGTGGCGGGCCCCTTTGGCGAGGTGCTCGCGCGCGCCTCGCAGGACAAGGAGGAGATCCTGCTTGCCGATTGCGATCTTTCGCAGATCGAGAGCGCGCGTCACGGTTGGCCCTTCCTGCGCGACCGGCGCATCGACGCCTACGACGGCCTGACGAAGAGGTTCCTCGATGCGGCCTAG
- a CDS encoding agmatine deiminase family protein, which yields MRPSEARKASPPGPTPRELGYAMPAEWAPQETVWLAWPHDPLTFPGRIPQVETIYHQAIRALTRNGRVDLLVSNADERQRVEAWASREGVGNLRLHDVPVADVWIRDYGPTFVRGPRGVAMVDWLFNAWGDKYPTLRPDGVVPRLLAPKLGVPRFEPQVVMEGGSFDVNGEGAVLTTEQCLLHENRNPHLSRERIEGVLRDFLGAETVLWLGEGVVGDDTDGHVDDVARFVAPDTVLACMEEDPHHPNHAILAENGKRLSSMRDPRGRPFKLVPLPMPGDVLDDEGEPLPASYANFLVANGVVLLPVFGHANDERAVRTLEACFPDRAVVPLRCEDMVHGMGTLHCASQQQPAA from the coding sequence ATGCGGCCTAGCGAAGCGCGCAAGGCAAGCCCTCCGGGTCCCACGCCCCGCGAGCTTGGCTACGCCATGCCTGCCGAGTGGGCGCCGCAGGAGACCGTTTGGCTCGCGTGGCCGCACGATCCGCTCACCTTCCCCGGCCGCATCCCGCAGGTGGAGACGATCTACCACCAGGCCATCCGCGCGCTCACGCGAAACGGCCGCGTGGACCTTCTCGTGAGCAACGCCGACGAGCGGCAGCGCGTGGAGGCGTGGGCGTCTCGCGAGGGCGTGGGGAACCTCCGGCTGCACGACGTCCCGGTGGCCGACGTGTGGATCCGCGACTACGGCCCCACGTTCGTGAGGGGTCCGCGCGGCGTGGCCATGGTCGACTGGCTGTTCAACGCGTGGGGCGACAAGTACCCGACGCTTCGGCCCGACGGCGTGGTTCCTCGGCTCCTTGCGCCCAAGCTTGGGGTCCCCCGCTTCGAGCCGCAGGTCGTCATGGAGGGCGGAAGCTTCGACGTGAACGGCGAGGGCGCCGTGCTCACGACCGAGCAGTGCCTTCTCCACGAGAACCGCAACCCGCACCTCTCGCGCGAGCGCATCGAAGGCGTGCTGCGCGACTTCCTTGGCGCGGAGACGGTCCTTTGGCTGGGCGAGGGCGTCGTGGGGGACGACACGGACGGGCACGTGGACGACGTCGCCCGCTTCGTCGCGCCCGACACCGTGCTCGCTTGCATGGAAGAGGACCCGCACCATCCCAACCACGCGATCCTCGCCGAGAACGGGAAGCGACTTTCGTCCATGCGCGATCCGCGCGGGCGCCCGTTCAAGCTCGTTCCGCTTCCCATGCCCGGAGACGTGCTCGACGACGAGGGCGAGCCGCTGCCGGCAAGCTACGCGAACTTCCTTGTCGCAAACGGCGTCGTGCTGCTGCCCGTGTTCGGGCACGCCAACGACGAGCGCGCCGTCCGCACGCTCGAAGCCTGCTTCCCGGACCGCGCCGTCGTCCCCCTGCGGTGCGAGGACATGGTCCACGGCATGGGCACGCTGCATTGCGCAAGCCAACAGCAGCCCGCCGCGTGA
- a CDS encoding helix-hairpin-helix domain-containing protein, with amino-acid sequence MDLERIKGLGPKFAAALRDQGVRGLEELRDVDVARVSAATGISEAVLAEWQREATLLLSRSVDAAAGAIESASAIASRMMDESERTLADVTHAADDATRELRVVLQDRARGALVRVGATRVLDDLPVYVAKLQEKEEEILRRVQHDVVVLREKADTALVRVEGVVHENVPVFRKALERGAEEVRVAVDEAREGGPATLLRRWLKKA; translated from the coding sequence ATGGACCTCGAGCGCATCAAGGGACTGGGACCCAAGTTCGCGGCGGCGCTTCGCGATCAGGGCGTCCGCGGCCTGGAAGAGCTTCGCGACGTGGACGTGGCCCGCGTCTCGGCCGCAACGGGCATCTCCGAGGCCGTGCTCGCCGAGTGGCAGCGGGAGGCGACCCTCCTCCTGTCCCGGTCGGTGGACGCGGCCGCCGGCGCGATCGAGTCGGCAAGCGCGATTGCCTCCCGCATGATGGACGAGAGCGAGCGCACGCTTGCGGACGTCACGCACGCGGCCGACGACGCCACGCGCGAGCTTCGCGTCGTGCTCCAGGATCGAGCCAGAGGAGCGCTCGTGCGCGTGGGCGCCACGCGGGTCCTCGACGACCTGCCCGTGTACGTCGCCAAGCTGCAGGAGAAGGAGGAGGAGATCCTCCGGCGCGTCCAGCACGACGTGGTCGTGCTCCGCGAGAAGGCCGATACGGCCCTCGTCCGCGTGGAGGGCGTCGTCCACGAGAACGTTCCCGTCTTCCGGAAGGCCCTCGAGCGCGGCGCGGAGGAGGTCCGCGTGGCCGTCGACGAGGCGCGCGAGGGCGGACCGGCGACGCTGCTTCGCCGGTGGCTCAAGAAAGCCTGA
- a CDS encoding translation initiation factor IF-6, whose amino-acid sequence MLFTLELAGSPHVGVFAKASDALVLVPTPTEPSAVRRIAESLATAPVPILVGGATIVGACVALNRRGAVVADFAEQEEIAKLRRAGLEVALLGGTWNAAGNNVLANDRGALVNADLDDASVREIERALGVPVARGTIAGHKTVGSAAAATNKGVLCHPKISEEEIVVVEETLKVPVEIGTINHGMPFIGAGVVANSHGAAIGKLTTGPEMNRLEDALGYL is encoded by the coding sequence ATGCTCTTCACGCTCGAGCTCGCGGGCAGCCCGCACGTCGGCGTCTTTGCCAAGGCGTCCGACGCGCTCGTGCTCGTTCCGACCCCCACGGAGCCGTCCGCCGTGCGGCGCATCGCGGAATCGCTCGCCACCGCGCCCGTGCCCATCCTCGTCGGGGGCGCCACGATCGTCGGCGCCTGCGTCGCGCTCAACCGTCGAGGCGCCGTCGTGGCCGACTTCGCCGAGCAGGAGGAGATCGCCAAGCTCCGACGCGCCGGCCTCGAGGTGGCGCTTCTGGGCGGGACGTGGAACGCCGCCGGCAACAACGTGCTTGCCAACGACCGCGGCGCGCTTGTCAACGCGGACCTCGACGACGCGTCGGTGCGCGAGATCGAGCGGGCCCTTGGCGTGCCCGTCGCGCGCGGCACGATCGCCGGCCACAAGACGGTCGGCAGCGCCGCCGCCGCCACGAACAAGGGCGTGCTCTGCCACCCCAAGATCTCCGAGGAGGAGATCGTCGTGGTCGAGGAGACGCTCAAGGTGCCGGTGGAGATCGGCACGATCAACCACGGCATGCCGTTCATCGGCGCCGGCGTCGTGGCGAACTCGCACGGGGCGGCGATCGGCAAGCTCACGACGGGGCCCGAGATGAACCGCCTCGAGGACGCCCTCGGCTACCTTTGA
- a CDS encoding 50S ribosomal protein L39e has product MGKKTLAKKLRLGSTLKQNRRVPAWIVMRTARRFTNHPKRHHWRRSWLKES; this is encoded by the coding sequence ATGGGCAAGAAGACCCTGGCAAAGAAGCTCCGGCTCGGAAGCACGCTCAAGCAGAACCGGCGCGTCCCCGCGTGGATCGTCATGCGGACGGCGCGCCGCTTCACGAACCACCCCAAGCGCCACCACTGGCGCCGCAGCTGGCTGAAGGAGAGCTGA
- a CDS encoding DNA-binding protein, translating to MAAGDDELEALRRRKLAELQQHAAARQEQDAARAQQDAARKAVLRQLLTPEARERLTRVSMAYPEVAQTVEDQLLALYQTGRVRGQIDDATFKRILAQLAPSKKDIKIERR from the coding sequence ATGGCCGCGGGGGACGACGAGCTTGAGGCGCTCCGGCGGCGGAAGCTTGCCGAGCTCCAGCAGCATGCGGCGGCGCGTCAGGAGCAGGACGCCGCGCGCGCGCAGCAGGACGCGGCGCGCAAGGCCGTGCTGCGGCAGCTCCTCACGCCCGAGGCCCGCGAACGGCTCACGCGGGTGTCCATGGCCTACCCCGAGGTCGCCCAGACCGTGGAGGACCAGCTCCTTGCGCTCTACCAGACCGGGCGCGTGCGCGGCCAGATCGACGACGCGACGTTCAAGCGGATCCTGGCGCAGCTTGCGCCCAGCAAGAAGGACATCAAGATCGAGAGGCGGTAA
- a CDS encoding 30S ribosomal protein S19e, producing the protein MTLVYDVPATPLIQNLAGRLSQEPAIKRPEWAQFAKTGVHREKAPRDANWWNVRLAAVLRKVYAEGPIGAERLRAAYGGPRDRGAAPNRAKSGSGSVAREALQQLEAAGLVEPVKGQGRRVTAKGRKLCDAAAHEVAGKLVETIPGLAKY; encoded by the coding sequence ATGACGCTCGTCTACGACGTGCCCGCCACGCCCCTCATCCAGAACCTCGCCGGCCGCCTCTCGCAGGAGCCGGCCATCAAACGCCCCGAGTGGGCCCAGTTTGCAAAGACGGGCGTCCACCGCGAGAAGGCTCCCCGCGACGCCAACTGGTGGAACGTGCGCCTGGCCGCGGTCCTTCGCAAGGTGTACGCCGAGGGCCCCATCGGCGCCGAGCGCCTTCGCGCCGCCTACGGCGGCCCCCGCGACCGCGGCGCCGCGCCCAACCGCGCGAAGTCGGGTTCCGGAAGCGTGGCCCGCGAGGCGCTCCAGCAGCTCGAGGCCGCGGGCCTCGTCGAGCCCGTGAAGGGCCAGGGACGGCGCGTGACCGCCAAGGGTCGCAAGCTTTGCGACGCCGCGGCCCACGAGGTCGCAGGCAAGCTCGTGGAGACGATCCCCGGGCTTGCGAAGTACTGA
- a CDS encoding cupin domain-containing protein, with product MPFPPNVTRLPEGVLLDGLRAWVQQAPRSQVVFIEALRDVTVPPHTHSEEWGCVLEGEIEMTIDGKTQTKRAGQEHHIPANVVHSFAWRRGTRAVLFFDEPSRVKLK from the coding sequence ATGCCCTTCCCCCCGAACGTCACCCGCCTGCCCGAGGGCGTCCTCCTGGACGGGCTTCGGGCGTGGGTCCAGCAGGCGCCCCGCTCGCAAGTCGTCTTCATCGAGGCCCTCCGCGACGTCACGGTTCCCCCCCACACGCACTCGGAGGAGTGGGGCTGCGTCCTCGAAGGCGAGATCGAGATGACAATCGACGGCAAGACGCAAACCAAGCGCGCAGGGCAAGAGCACCACATTCCCGCAAACGTGGTGCACTCGTTCGCGTGGCGTCGCGGCACGCGCGCGGTGCTGTTCTTCGACGAGCCTTCGCGCGTGAAGCTCAAGTGA
- a CDS encoding DUF1801 domain-containing protein, whose protein sequence is MTQAKPATVADYLASTPQPHRRTLQAMRRAILAALPGAEERISYGIPGFREPGGNFVVWIAAFPKHCSLFPANADLVAAVPEAKRYLAGRATLHCPPDKPFPASLVRKVVKARVAQNKAWRASRAARRAGAAKHKPERKARRQVAKR, encoded by the coding sequence ATGACGCAAGCCAAGCCCGCGACCGTCGCCGACTACCTCGCAAGCACCCCGCAGCCGCACCGCCGAACGCTGCAGGCGATGCGGCGCGCGATCCTTGCGGCGCTGCCGGGCGCAGAAGAGCGCATCAGCTACGGAATCCCCGGCTTCCGCGAGCCCGGCGGCAACTTCGTGGTGTGGATCGCCGCGTTCCCCAAGCACTGCAGCCTGTTTCCGGCCAACGCGGACCTCGTGGCCGCCGTGCCTGAGGCCAAACGCTATCTTGCGGGCCGCGCGACGCTGCACTGCCCGCCCGACAAGCCGTTCCCCGCGTCGCTCGTGCGCAAGGTCGTGAAGGCCCGCGTGGCGCAGAACAAGGCGTGGCGCGCGTCGCGGGCTGCCCGGCGCGCGGGTGCCGCGAAACACAAGCCCGAGCGCAAGGCGAGGCGACAGGTCGCAAAGCGGTGA
- a CDS encoding UPF0179 family protein has product MTLTLVGEAFAKPGVEFTYVGTQPECAGCRLKTVCHDLAANRPYRVAKVRDVHHECPAGFFEGGMRLVEVEPVTPRGVIPESALKGVGITQRFEECGAICLYKRFCRPAAVPEGTMCTIESVGEKVECKVGRELRFARLKPA; this is encoded by the coding sequence GTGACGCTCACGCTCGTGGGCGAGGCTTTCGCAAAGCCGGGCGTCGAGTTCACCTACGTCGGAACCCAGCCCGAGTGCGCGGGCTGCCGCCTGAAGACGGTCTGCCACGATCTCGCGGCCAACCGGCCGTACCGCGTGGCCAAGGTCCGCGACGTCCACCACGAGTGCCCCGCGGGCTTCTTCGAGGGCGGCATGCGGCTCGTCGAGGTGGAGCCCGTCACGCCACGGGGCGTGATCCCCGAGTCCGCGCTCAAGGGCGTGGGCATCACGCAGCGGTTCGAGGAATGCGGCGCAATTTGCCTCTACAAGCGCTTCTGCCGCCCCGCCGCCGTCCCGGAGGGGACGATGTGCACGATCGAGAGCGTGGGCGAGAAGGTGGAGTGCAAGGTCGGGCGCGAGCTGCGGTTTGCGAGGCTCAAGCCCGCATGA